A section of the Quatrionicoccus australiensis genome encodes:
- a CDS encoding isochorismatase family protein, with translation MAFPTLSALEEGYEVFVITDASGTFNEVTRHSAWDRMSAAGAQLMTWFGAAGELHRNWRNDVEGLGALFANHIPDYRNLINSYTTVPNSK, from the coding sequence GTGGCCTTCCCGACGCTGTCGGCACTGGAAGAGGGTTACGAGGTCTTCGTCATTACCGACGCCTCCGGCACCTTCAACGAAGTGACCCGTCACTCGGCCTGGGATCGCATGTCAGCCGCCGGCGCCCAACTGATGACCTGGTTCGGGGCCGCCGGCGAACTGCATCGCAACTGGCGTAACGATGTCGAGGGGCTGGGTGCATTGTTCGCCAATCACATTCCTGACTATCGCAATCTGATTAATAGCTATACCACCGTTCCGAATAGCAAGTAA